Proteins co-encoded in one Vulgatibacter sp. genomic window:
- the bamA gene encoding outer membrane protein assembly factor BamA: MRLSAFAIALWALLLLPLAAAAQATGAPTAQLPGTADVEGGRVAEIRVEGTRRVEPDAVRNAMRTKVGATIDRAQIREDLRTIFGLGFFEDVQINADETAAGTVLTVVVEERPAIRQVRIEGNDEISTDDLREALDVRPFQILDIASVRRNVGKLLEQYVEKGFYLATVDYRIVELPENEVDVVFVVDENAKVVVKRIQFLGNEKITADELKAVMITKEGDFLSFLTGTGIYREEIFQRDMQAAQAVYYDNGYINVRFGKPVVALTPDKQFIYITIPVEEGEQFSIGTLDFAGDLIADREALDLLMRTEPGEIFSRTKLQQDIQALTNLYQDEAYAYVNITPLTSVNAEDRTVDLTFEIEQGKKVRWERIEIVGNEKTRDKVIRRELRIYEGDLFSGTALQRSKQRVTALGFFEADPRTGLVQISTRRGSADDLIVGVVEVKERPTGTFQVGAGFSSVENFIATAQVSQSNFFGWGQSASLSAQLSSLRQLLQLQFVEPYFLDTLWTFAFDFFRTEADYGTFIRDSTGGSLTFGHPLPFIEDDQIRGFATYTLEDVGVTFGSSQASQRQVQGLQLFEDGVTSSVRLSLNWDTRNNRLFPSRGFMQSGSVELAPSWLGSQIEFTRWTGISRWYFELPLRLVFKTQGTVGYITSPAGNVPISERYFLGGINSVRGYTLRSISPTLDVPGVVTDPSSSLIGFNTGGTKQLIVNNELEVPLLDAVGIRGVLFYDVGNTWPVDEPIFGDAGVERNLPLGLFHSVGFGFRWFSPIGPLRFEWGIPLTPRPEDEGILFEFTIGNSF; this comes from the coding sequence ATGCGGTTGAGCGCCTTTGCCATCGCCCTCTGGGCCTTGTTGCTGCTTCCCCTCGCCGCCGCGGCGCAGGCCACGGGTGCGCCCACGGCGCAGCTCCCCGGCACCGCCGACGTGGAAGGCGGCAGGGTCGCCGAGATCCGGGTCGAGGGCACCCGCCGCGTGGAGCCCGACGCCGTCCGCAACGCGATGCGGACCAAGGTCGGAGCGACCATCGACCGGGCGCAGATCCGCGAGGACCTCCGCACCATCTTCGGCCTCGGCTTCTTCGAGGACGTGCAGATCAACGCCGACGAGACCGCGGCAGGTACGGTCCTCACCGTCGTGGTCGAGGAGCGGCCCGCGATCCGCCAGGTGCGGATCGAGGGGAACGACGAGATCTCCACCGACGACCTCCGGGAGGCGCTCGACGTCCGGCCCTTCCAGATCCTCGACATCGCTTCCGTCCGGCGGAACGTCGGCAAGCTCCTCGAGCAATACGTCGAGAAGGGCTTCTACCTCGCCACCGTCGACTACCGGATCGTCGAGCTGCCGGAGAACGAGGTCGACGTCGTCTTCGTCGTCGACGAGAACGCCAAGGTCGTCGTCAAGCGGATCCAGTTTCTCGGCAACGAGAAGATCACCGCCGACGAGCTCAAGGCGGTGATGATCACCAAGGAAGGCGACTTCCTCTCCTTCCTCACCGGCACGGGGATCTACCGCGAGGAGATCTTCCAGCGCGACATGCAGGCGGCGCAGGCCGTCTACTACGACAACGGCTACATCAACGTCCGCTTCGGCAAGCCGGTCGTCGCGCTCACCCCGGACAAGCAGTTCATCTACATCACGATCCCGGTGGAGGAGGGCGAGCAATTCTCCATCGGCACCCTCGACTTCGCCGGCGACCTGATCGCGGACCGCGAAGCCCTCGACCTGCTGATGCGGACCGAGCCCGGGGAGATCTTCTCCCGCACCAAGCTCCAGCAGGACATCCAGGCCCTCACCAACCTCTACCAGGACGAGGCCTACGCCTACGTCAACATCACGCCCCTCACCTCGGTCAACGCCGAGGACCGCACCGTCGACCTCACCTTCGAGATCGAGCAGGGCAAGAAGGTGCGCTGGGAGCGGATCGAGATCGTCGGCAACGAGAAGACCCGCGACAAGGTGATCCGCCGGGAGCTGCGGATCTACGAGGGCGATCTCTTCAGCGGGACCGCCCTGCAACGCTCCAAGCAGCGGGTCACGGCCCTCGGCTTCTTCGAGGCGGATCCGCGCACCGGCCTCGTGCAGATCAGCACCCGCCGCGGCAGCGCCGACGACCTCATCGTCGGTGTGGTCGAGGTGAAGGAACGGCCCACCGGGACCTTCCAGGTCGGCGCCGGCTTCTCCTCGGTGGAGAATTTCATCGCCACCGCCCAGGTGAGCCAGAGCAATTTCTTCGGCTGGGGCCAGTCCGCCTCGCTCTCGGCGCAGCTCTCCAGCCTCCGGCAGCTCCTCCAGCTGCAATTCGTCGAGCCCTACTTCCTCGACACGCTCTGGACCTTCGCCTTCGACTTCTTCCGCACCGAAGCCGACTACGGCACCTTCATCCGCGACTCGACCGGCGGCAGCCTCACCTTCGGCCATCCGCTGCCCTTCATCGAGGACGACCAGATCCGCGGCTTCGCCACCTACACCCTCGAGGACGTGGGGGTGACCTTCGGCTCCTCGCAGGCGAGCCAGCGGCAGGTGCAGGGGCTGCAGCTCTTCGAGGACGGCGTCACCTCGTCGGTGCGCCTCTCGCTCAACTGGGACACCCGCAACAACCGACTCTTCCCCTCCCGCGGCTTCATGCAGTCGGGCTCGGTGGAGCTGGCGCCCTCGTGGCTCGGATCGCAGATCGAGTTCACCCGCTGGACCGGTATCTCCCGCTGGTATTTCGAGCTGCCGCTGCGCCTCGTCTTCAAGACCCAGGGCACGGTCGGCTACATCACCAGCCCCGCTGGCAACGTGCCGATCTCCGAGCGCTACTTCCTCGGCGGCATCAACTCGGTCCGCGGCTACACCCTGCGCTCGATCTCGCCGACCCTCGACGTGCCCGGCGTGGTCACCGATCCCTCGTCGAGCCTCATCGGCTTCAACACCGGCGGCACCAAGCAGCTCATCGTCAACAACGAGCTCGAGGTCCCGCTCCTCGACGCGGTCGGCATCCGCGGCGTGCTCTTCTACGACGTGGGCAATACCTGGCCGGTGGACGAACCGATCTTCGGTGACGCCGGCGTGGAGCGGAATCTGCCCCTCGGCCTCTTCCACTCGGTGGGCTTCGGTTTCCGCTGGTTCTCGCCCATCGGCCCCCTCCGCTTCGAGTGGGGCATTCCCCTCACGCCCAGGCCCGAGGACGAGGGGATCCTCTTCGAGTTCACCATCGGGAACAGCTTCTGA
- a CDS encoding OmpH family outer membrane protein, which translates to MRRLFVPLLTAFALLLPGAAFAADGKIGYVNLQRALNEVTEGQAAKAKLKSQFEQSQKQLDQEQKALKAKKDELDKKRLAMDEATLRQKMGELDKELVRVSGLYAKLQKELSEAEAQATKQIFAKMQQVVSQIAEQEGFTYVLEANESGIVYAPPSLDLTNDLVRKYNATYKVSSSKK; encoded by the coding sequence ATGCGCCGTCTTTTCGTTCCGCTTCTCACCGCTTTCGCGCTTCTCCTGCCCGGCGCCGCCTTCGCCGCCGATGGCAAGATCGGCTACGTGAACCTGCAGCGGGCCCTGAACGAGGTCACCGAGGGCCAGGCCGCCAAGGCGAAGCTCAAGTCGCAGTTCGAGCAGAGCCAGAAGCAGCTCGACCAGGAGCAGAAGGCGCTCAAGGCCAAGAAGGACGAGCTCGACAAGAAGCGGCTCGCCATGGACGAGGCGACCCTGCGCCAGAAGATGGGCGAGCTCGACAAGGAACTGGTCCGGGTCTCGGGGCTCTACGCCAAGCTCCAGAAGGAGCTCTCCGAGGCGGAGGCGCAGGCCACCAAGCAGATCTTCGCGAAGATGCAGCAGGTGGTGAGCCAGATCGCCGAGCAGGAAGGCTTCACCTACGTGCTCGAGGCCAACGAGTCGGGCATCGTCTACGCGCCGCCGTCCCTCGACCTGACCAACGACCTGGTCCGCAAGTACAACGCGACCTACAAGGTCAGCAGCTCGAAGAAGTAG
- the lpxD gene encoding UDP-3-O-(3-hydroxymyristoyl)glucosamine N-acyltransferase: protein MEISLAQLASELGATLVGDGDRKVSAVATLEAAGPGQVSFFANKKYRSKYLATKAAAVIVGREDAGGERPEGVALLVVDPAYLAFAKASTRFHQPLRYEAGIDPRAAVDPSATVDPTATILPFAYVGRGVRIGARATVHAHCAILDGAVIGDDCTLYPGVTVREFCEIGARTIVQPGAVIGADGFGFAFDPEHFRHFKVPQIGRVRIADDVEIGANTCVDRGTIGDTTVGQGAKIDDLVMIGHNAEVGPLCLFAGQTGIAGSTKIGMGVMTGGQSGMVGHIEIGDGVRMAARTLVLSDVEGGSAIGGSPSTDAKAWLRESAAVRQLPNLLKDVRSLRKRLEALEKGER, encoded by the coding sequence ATGGAGATCTCCCTCGCGCAGCTCGCGTCCGAGCTCGGCGCCACGTTGGTGGGCGATGGCGACCGCAAGGTCTCCGCCGTCGCCACCCTCGAGGCAGCAGGGCCCGGCCAGGTCAGCTTCTTCGCCAACAAGAAGTACCGGTCGAAGTACCTCGCCACGAAGGCGGCGGCCGTCATCGTCGGGCGCGAAGATGCCGGGGGCGAGAGGCCCGAAGGCGTGGCGCTGCTGGTGGTGGATCCGGCCTACCTCGCCTTCGCGAAGGCTTCGACCCGCTTCCACCAGCCCTTGCGCTACGAGGCGGGGATCGATCCGCGCGCCGCGGTGGATCCGAGCGCCACCGTCGATCCGACCGCCACGATCCTCCCCTTCGCCTACGTCGGCCGGGGCGTGCGCATCGGCGCGCGCGCCACGGTCCACGCCCACTGCGCCATCCTCGACGGCGCGGTGATCGGCGACGACTGCACCCTCTACCCGGGCGTGACGGTCCGCGAGTTCTGCGAGATCGGCGCGCGGACCATCGTGCAGCCCGGCGCGGTGATCGGCGCGGACGGCTTCGGCTTCGCCTTCGACCCCGAGCATTTCCGGCATTTCAAGGTGCCGCAGATCGGAAGGGTCCGTATCGCCGACGACGTCGAGATCGGCGCCAACACCTGCGTCGACCGCGGCACCATCGGCGATACGACGGTGGGGCAGGGCGCCAAGATCGACGACCTGGTGATGATCGGTCACAACGCTGAAGTCGGGCCCCTGTGCCTCTTCGCTGGCCAGACGGGCATCGCCGGCTCCACGAAGATCGGCATGGGCGTGATGACCGGTGGCCAGTCGGGGATGGTCGGCCACATCGAGATCGGCGACGGCGTCCGCATGGCGGCGCGGACCCTCGTGCTCAGCGACGTGGAGGGGGGCAGCGCCATCGGCGGCAGCCCCTCCACCGACGCGAAGGCGTGGCTTCGGGAATCGGCGGCGGTGCGCCAGCTCCCGAACCTGCTCAAGGACGTCCGCTCGCTGCGGAAGCGGCTCGAGGCGCTGGAGAAGGGCGAGCGCTAG
- the fabZ gene encoding 3-hydroxyacyl-ACP dehydratase FabZ, giving the protein MNIEQIQEILPHRYPFLLVDRVVEMEPGVRIKAFKNVTVNEQFFNGHFPGHPVMPGVLIVEALAQAVALLAAGSSDVDMRGRVIYLAGVDNARFRQPVKPGDRLDLEGTVIKRKGPLWKLQGIATVDGKKVAEAELMATLANK; this is encoded by the coding sequence GTGAACATCGAGCAGATCCAGGAGATCCTCCCCCATCGCTACCCGTTCCTGCTGGTCGACCGCGTGGTCGAGATGGAGCCGGGCGTTCGGATCAAGGCGTTCAAGAACGTCACCGTGAACGAGCAGTTCTTCAACGGCCACTTCCCCGGCCACCCGGTGATGCCCGGCGTCCTCATCGTCGAGGCGCTCGCGCAGGCCGTGGCGCTGCTGGCTGCAGGCAGCTCCGACGTGGACATGCGCGGCAGGGTGATCTACCTCGCAGGCGTCGACAACGCGCGTTTCCGCCAGCCGGTGAAGCCGGGCGATCGCCTCGATCTCGAGGGGACCGTGATCAAGCGCAAGGGGCCGCTCTGGAAGCTCCAGGGCATCGCCACCGTCGACGGCAAGAAGGTCGCCGAGGCGGAGCTGATGGCGACCCTCGCAAACAAATAG
- the lpxA gene encoding acyl-ACP--UDP-N-acetylglucosamine O-acyltransferase, translating into MARIHPTAVVADTAELHETVEIGPFAVIGPHVRIGEGTSVGPHAVIEGHTTIGKRNRIFQFAALGAVPQDLKYRGQPTTLEIGDENLIREFATVHIGTEEGGGVTRVGNRCLLQVYSHVAHDCLLGNGVILGAGSMLAGHVVVEDFVIFGGKAGVHQFVRIGRHAFISGMTGVGMDVPPYCTAAGHRAELAGLNTVGLGRHRFTEEQIRNVKHAYRILFREKLQLREAITRVRAEFAGDANVEHMLRFIEGSERGVTR; encoded by the coding sequence ATGGCACGCATCCATCCCACCGCCGTCGTCGCCGATACCGCCGAGCTCCACGAGACCGTGGAGATCGGTCCCTTCGCCGTCATCGGACCGCACGTGCGGATCGGCGAGGGAACGTCCGTGGGCCCCCACGCCGTGATCGAGGGGCACACGACCATCGGCAAGCGGAACCGGATCTTCCAGTTCGCCGCGCTGGGTGCGGTGCCGCAGGACCTCAAGTACCGGGGCCAGCCGACCACGCTGGAGATCGGCGACGAGAACCTGATCCGCGAGTTCGCCACGGTCCACATCGGGACCGAGGAGGGCGGTGGGGTGACCCGGGTCGGCAACCGCTGCCTGCTCCAGGTCTACTCGCACGTGGCCCACGATTGCCTCCTCGGCAACGGCGTGATCCTCGGCGCCGGTTCGATGCTCGCCGGCCACGTCGTCGTCGAGGATTTCGTCATCTTCGGCGGCAAGGCGGGCGTGCACCAATTCGTGCGGATCGGCAGGCATGCCTTCATCTCCGGGATGACCGGCGTGGGGATGGACGTGCCGCCCTATTGCACCGCGGCCGGGCACCGCGCCGAGCTCGCCGGCCTCAACACGGTGGGCCTCGGCAGGCACCGGTTCACCGAGGAGCAGATCCGGAACGTGAAGCACGCCTACCGGATCCTCTTCCGCGAGAAGCTCCAGCTCCGCGAGGCGATCACCCGGGTGCGCGCCGAATTCGCCGGCGACGCGAACGTGGAGCACATGCTGCGCTTCATCGAGGGATCGGAGCGCGGGGTCACGCGCTGA
- a CDS encoding LpxI family protein, with translation MQPVGLIAGSGSFPLRFAESARAAGHRVIACAHVGETERAIVGFADEVTWVHVGQFGKMVKAFRAAGVAEAAMAGGITKVRVFGGLRPDLLALKYAAKVTSWNDDGLLRFVAGMFESEGIRIIDSTRFCPDIFARKGPYTRRRPDEAQRADVALGLQVARALGALDVGQMVCVKGGSVVAVEAVEGTDRCLRRAGELAGKGVVVVKTAKPQQDMRFDVPCIGPGTIDVAREIGAVVIAVEAGRTLLLDEEETVRRAEKAGIALVGVA, from the coding sequence ATGCAGCCCGTGGGGTTGATCGCGGGGTCGGGTTCCTTTCCGCTCCGCTTCGCCGAGAGCGCGAGGGCCGCTGGCCACCGCGTGATCGCCTGCGCCCACGTGGGCGAGACCGAACGTGCGATCGTGGGCTTCGCCGACGAGGTGACCTGGGTGCACGTCGGCCAGTTCGGCAAGATGGTGAAGGCCTTCCGCGCCGCCGGCGTCGCCGAGGCGGCGATGGCGGGCGGCATCACCAAGGTCCGGGTCTTCGGCGGCCTCCGACCCGACCTGCTCGCGCTCAAATACGCGGCAAAGGTCACCTCCTGGAACGACGACGGCCTGCTCCGCTTCGTCGCCGGGATGTTCGAGTCGGAGGGGATCCGGATCATCGACTCGACCCGCTTCTGCCCGGACATCTTCGCCAGGAAGGGCCCCTACACCAGGCGGCGCCCCGACGAGGCGCAGCGCGCGGACGTGGCGCTCGGCCTCCAGGTGGCCCGGGCCCTCGGCGCCCTCGACGTGGGCCAGATGGTCTGCGTGAAGGGGGGCTCGGTGGTGGCGGTCGAGGCGGTGGAGGGGACCGACCGCTGTCTCCGCCGGGCGGGGGAGCTCGCCGGCAAGGGGGTCGTGGTGGTGAAGACCGCCAAGCCCCAGCAGGACATGCGCTTCGACGTCCCCTGCATCGGTCCGGGCACCATCGACGTGGCCCGGGAGATCGGCGCGGTGGTGATTGCCGTGGAGGCGGGCCGGACCCTGCTCCTCGACGAGGAGGAGACGGTGCGCCGGGCCGAGAAGGCCGGCATCGCCCTCGTCGGCGTCGCGTGA
- a CDS encoding gamma carbonic anhydrase family protein, whose protein sequence is MIQRYLDHVPLVPDSAFVHPNATLIGDVTLGEQASVWPGASLRGDHGAIRIGPRTSIQDGAVAHGTERLSEVQVGAHCTVGHNAILHGCRVADHVLVGMGAILLDNCEIGEWSLIGAGTLVTARKKIPAGVLVLGNPGKVIRDLTEEERRWIDYSWRTYVDSIERYRATPQA, encoded by the coding sequence ATGATCCAGCGCTACCTCGACCACGTCCCCCTCGTCCCCGACTCGGCATTCGTCCACCCCAACGCCACGCTCATCGGCGACGTCACCCTCGGTGAACAGGCCTCGGTCTGGCCGGGGGCGAGCCTCCGCGGCGACCACGGGGCGATCCGCATCGGGCCCCGCACCAGCATCCAGGACGGCGCCGTGGCCCACGGCACCGAGCGCCTCTCGGAGGTCCAGGTCGGGGCCCATTGCACCGTCGGCCACAACGCCATCCTCCACGGCTGCAGGGTGGCCGACCACGTGCTGGTGGGGATGGGGGCGATCCTCCTCGACAACTGCGAGATCGGCGAGTGGAGCCTGATCGGCGCCGGGACGCTGGTCACCGCCCGGAAGAAGATTCCCGCAGGGGTGCTCGTCCTCGGCAACCCGGGCAAGGTGATCCGCGACCTCACCGAGGAGGAGCGGCGCTGGATCGACTACTCCTGGCGGACCTACGTCGACTCGATCGAGCGCTACCGGGCGACGCCGCAGGCTTGA